From one Melospiza melodia melodia isolate bMelMel2 chromosome 4, bMelMel2.pri, whole genome shotgun sequence genomic stretch:
- the TSPAN8 gene encoding tetraspanin-8, whose product MAGVSKCLKYSMFIFNFLFWVCGCIILGFSIWIRVSSAQQGVDSSLLGGANILIAVGAIIMILGFLGCCGAVKESRCMLMLFFIALLLILILQVTAGVLGAVYKPQVEATFNLTLSEGVSALQSTTGEYKEYQEEFQKLEKMYQCCGLRDGPKDWGQNFDKQTDICLCEVEKPSSSDLCTTYSGRFVYKKSCGEVIMQKVKDNLVIVMGIAFGLAVVEILGLVFSMTLYCQIGRK is encoded by the exons ATGGCGGGTGTAAGCAAATGCTTGAAGTACTCCATGTTCATcttcaactttttgttttgg GTGTGTGGTTGCATTATTTTGGGATTCTCTATATGGATACGTGTTAGCAGTGCTCAGCAG GGGGTAGACAGCAGCCTGCTTGGAGGAGCTAATATCCTGATAGCCGTAGGTGCCATCATCATGATCCTGGGGTTCCTCGGGTGCTGCGGTGCTGTCAAGGAGAGCCGGTGCATGCTGATGCTG ttttttATTGCACTGCTTCTGATACTGATTCTTCAGGTGACAGCAGGTGTTTTAGGAGCAGTGTACAAACCTCAG GTTGAAGCAACCTTTAACCTTACTCTGAGCGAAGGTGTAAGTGCACTGCAAAGTACTACAGGAGAATATAAAGAGTATCAGGAAGAGTTCCAGAAGCTGGAGAAAATG TACCAATGTTGTGGATTGAGGGATGGACCTAAAGACTGGGGACAAAATTTTGACAAACAAACAGACATCTGTCTGTGCGAAGTAGAGAAGCCATCATCATCAGACCTCTGCACCACCTATAGTGGCAGATTCGTCTataaaaaa tccTGTGGAGAAGTGATTATGCAAAAAGTTAAAGACAATCTGGTCATAGTTATGGGGATCGCCTTTGGACTGGCTGTTGTTGAG ATTCTTGGTTTGGTGTTTTCTATGACTCTCTACTGCCAGATCGGGAGAAAATGA